TCTGTTCGAACAGACGGCGAACGTGTCCTTTCGAAATACCTATTGAGGCGTTTTGCCAGGAGAATCCCAGCTCGGTTGTATTGGCAAGTGCTGATGGAGAAATTAGTACCTGCGCAAACCGATGGTGTGTGAATACAGGAAGATTGGTGCTGTGTTCGGAACTATTAGTAAGCATGAGTTAGATACTGCCACAGTTACTATTTTAAACAGAAGTTGGACACTGAACTTTGGCTTTTACAAATTGCATTTTTAGCTACAGCACAACTTCCCATCACGGTAGTGGTcataaatagtttttttttttttttccgatattttcttccagaatttttctcttctcagCACAAGGTCAGGGTAAAAATATAGTACTTCTgttaatagaaataattttcttatttgtttgttttggaaaCTGTTTTCTCACAGCTATGAAATTTCTGTTGGTTTTTGATTTTGACCATACAATCGTAGATGAAAATAGTGACACCTGGATTGTGAAATGTGCTCCTGAAAGAAAACTTCCTAATGGATTAAGAAACTCTTACCAACCAGGACACTGGACAGAATATATGGGCAGAGTCTTTGTCTACTTGGGAGACAATGGTGTCAAAGAAGATGAGATGCAAAGAACTATGACAACAATTCCTTTCACTGCAGGAATGATAGATCTTCTGGGATTTATTGGCGAGAACAAGGAGATGTTTGATTGTATAATTGTTTCAGATTCTAATACAGTATTTATTGACTGGATTTTGAAAGCTGCTGACTTCCATAAAGTGTTTGATGAAGTGTTTACAAACCCTGCAGCATTCAGCAGTACTGGCTATCTTACTGTACAGCACTTCCATGCTCACCATTGTGCAAAGTGCCCTAAAAACCTTTGCAAAAGGaaagttttaaaagaatttCTAGATAAACAGTTGGAGCGAGGAGTGAGTTATACACAAGTTGTATATATAGGTGATGGTGGGAATGACTTATGTCCAGTAATGTTTTTGAAGAAGAATGATATTGCTATGCCCAGGCAGGGGTATACCTTGGAGAAAAGGATTTCTCAGCTGGCCCAAAGTCTCAGTCCTGTGCAGTGTTCTGTTCTGGTTTGGTCATCTGCAATTGACATTATGTCTTACCTGAAACAACTTAAAAAGGAACGATTCAAATGATAAAAGGAAACTGATGCAGTTAAATTTTAACTTATTGGGAGAGAAAAACTGCATGTGTATAAAAGCTCAAAATTGTAAAATTGGGCTGTTATCTGAAATTATGGGGGTTTTAACCACAACGTAAAACTGTTTATGTTCAATCCTGGTGATAATGGGAAAGAGCAGTAAAAAAGGCCTTTTAACACAGTACAGATTCCAACATAAGTGGAGAAGGAGTGTTGAGACAGGACTTGTCATTAGTTTTTAGCTACTCCCTCCCCTCCAACCCTTTGCAACTATAAAACTGATACATACTTGCAATCCCACACACTTAGGGGAATGAGTAGGATTCCTGTTCAATAGAATGAAATTCTTTACTTAGAAAACATTAGGTGCCAGGAGCATGGTTCTAGAGCTGTTGGCTTTTATACTTCTTTGATCTGATGGCAAATTATTTGCTTGTAATCCTGTTTAAtctgaaaatgcatttatattttcaatCTACTAATCATTTTACCGAACAAAATTACTTCTTAATATTTGTTATTATCTTGTATTATAAAGACAATAAAAGTTGCTGTCACTGACAAATGCAACACAACTAATTTGTGTCATGTATTCTGCTGGCCTGTGTTTCATCAGGCCTGGAGAGAGTAGGCACAAGTGTAGGTGTCAGCCTTTGGCTGGTCATACCCCTTCTCTTCTGGAAGGCTGCAAGGATgttgcttttttgtttaaagaaaagtCTCCCATTCTGACTACTGCCCCGACAGCGTGCTGCTGCCGCTCTGTACAGAGCTGACACTGGTTTGATCTTCCATGCTGACAGCTCTGAGTCAGCCAGatgccttttttcctccttggttTCTGCTGCAGTGCACAGGCTCACAGAATGGtacatacatatacatgtaTACACTGATTTTACCTATTCATTCTCATTTATATCTACAGCACAGTCTTTTACAGTCTGGAAGGAAGCATCTATGtccattttcacttttaaacaGATTGTTCTAAGTAGTTGTAAAGAATTGCTTGTGACCATGCAGTCTTTCTCTTTACCACTGGCAGTGAGGTGAGCTCCGAGTGTTGGACTGTGCATATCAAGGTATTAAAAGTAAGTCTCATTAAAGTTAAATAATGTGTTTTCATGCcaaatgtttttattcttaTATTTCAGAAAAGGTTCAAAATGCTGATGCTGTTAAACCGAGGTCATATTTAGCTTAAGTGCTTTAATAACTGAGAGATTAGGCCAAATTTCACAGTACCTCAGTTGCAGATGTCAGCAGCCTGCAGTTGCCGTATCTgtcttcctttgttttctgtgcAAGGTTATTCTCATTTTCTTACTGACATTTCATGATATCACTACCTTCTTTTTCCTTAGTTGAAGATTTTTGAGTGGTCTTGCCTGTTCTCAGGCTGCTGGTTTACATACATTTCCCTTGTGCCCTCTTTTCCCTGCCTCACCTATTTTACTGTATTGTAGAAGGTTGCTTTGAACAGTCTGTTGCCTAAGATGTCCAAAGTAATATGCTTCAGTTCTCAGGAGCCTGACTTTAGTGGTGGATATGTGGTAGGTGTCTGAGATGTTCATATTTGGGATCTTGGCCTATTGTTTTACTCAAAGGCATAAAGACATCGAAGGACTGGGGGATCTCAGGCTGTGGCAGGTTTAAGTTGTCTGGTTTACAGGTCATACAGAAGAATGCTAATGGCTGTTGCATAGGGCAATTTCATATATTACTTTGAGTTTGAAGTTGTTGCCATCATTTGACCTCAGCTGGCAACGAAGTAGAGCAGCCTATGCACTCCAATCCCCCACCGAGTGGGGAggagaattggggaaaaaattaaacccCATGAGTTGAGATGAGAACAGCttaataattgaaacaaaataaaatatagtaGTACTAAATTACTATAATTGTaatgaaaaggagagagaaaggaatgAAGTGCAGGAGAAACAAGTGATGTATAATACAGTGCTCACCACCCGCTGATGGATGGCCAGCCCATGCCCGAGCAGGGCTCGGCCCCTCCCAGCCGACTCCCCCAGTTTCTGTACTGAGTGTGCCCTCCCATgctgtggaatatccctttggtctgtcgggtcagctgtcctggccatgcttccccagctccttgtgcagcTTCTCACTGACACAGCATGGGAAACTGAAAAGTCCTGGACTAGGGGTAAGCACCGCT
This is a stretch of genomic DNA from Anomalospiza imberbis isolate Cuckoo-Finch-1a 21T00152 chromosome 7, ASM3175350v1, whole genome shotgun sequence. It encodes these proteins:
- the PHOSPHO2 gene encoding pyridoxal phosphate phosphatase PHOSPHO2, coding for MKFLLVFDFDHTIVDENSDTWIVKCAPERKLPNGLRNSYQPGHWTEYMGRVFVYLGDNGVKEDEMQRTMTTIPFTAGMIDLLGFIGENKEMFDCIIVSDSNTVFIDWILKAADFHKVFDEVFTNPAAFSSTGYLTVQHFHAHHCAKCPKNLCKRKVLKEFLDKQLERGVSYTQVVYIGDGGNDLCPVMFLKKNDIAMPRQGYTLEKRISQLAQSLSPVQCSVLVWSSAIDIMSYLKQLKKERFK